From Struthio camelus isolate bStrCam1 chromosome 29, bStrCam1.hap1, whole genome shotgun sequence, a single genomic window includes:
- the LOC138062771 gene encoding olfactory receptor 14C36-like: LCYGTLLSTRACVRMAAAAWATGFLYALLHTANTFSIPLCQGNVLDQFFCEIPQILKLSCSQSYLREVWALVFSVCSGFGCFIFIVLSYVQIFTAVLRMPSEQGRHKAFSMCLPHLAVVSLFVSTIMFAYLKPPSMSSPALDLVVAVVYSVVPPAVNPLLYSMRNKELKDALENLLQSVQC; the protein is encoded by the coding sequence ctgtgctatgggaccctcctgagcaccagagcttgtgtcaggatggcagcagctgcctgggccactggttttctctatgctctcctgcacactgccaacacattttccattcctctctgccaaggcaatgtcctggaccagttcttctgtgagattccccagatcctcaagctctcctgctcacaatcctacctccgggaagtgtgGGCGCTTGTGTTTAGTGTTTGTTCaggctttgggtgtttcattttcattgtgctgtcctatgtgcagatcttcacagctgtgctgaggatgccctctgagcagggaaggcacaaagccttctccatgtgcctcccgcacctggccgtggtctccctctttgtcagtaccatcatgtttgcctacctgaagcccccctccatgtcctccccagctctggatctggtggtagctgttgtgtactcggtggtgcctccagcagtgaaccccctcctctacagcatgaggaacaaggagctcaaggatgccctggagAATCTCTTGCAATCAGTGCAATGTTAG
- the LOC138062772 gene encoding olfactory receptor 14J1-like has protein sequence MAYDRYVAICKPLHYGTLMGTRACVRMAAAAWAGGFLHALLHTANTFTMPLCQGNVLDQFFCEIAQILKLSCSHSYLREVGVFVFSACLIFGCFVFIVLSYVQIFTAVLRMPSEQGRHKAFSMCLPHLAVVSLFVSTSFFAYLKPPSISSPAVDLVVAVLYSVVPPAVNPLLYSMRNKELKDALNRLIQLVLVQQH, from the coding sequence atggcctatgaccgctacgttgccatctgcaaaCCTCTGCACTACGGCaccctcatgggcaccagagcttgtgtcaggatggcagcagctgcctgggccggtggttttctccatgctctgctgcacactgcaaacacatttacaatgcctctctgccaaggcaatgtcctggaccagttcttctgtgaaatcgctcagatcctcaagctctcctgctcacactcctacctcagggaagtgggggTTTTTGTGTTTAGTGCCTGTTTAatatttgggtgttttgttttcattgtgctgtcctacgtgcagatcttcacagctgtgctgaggatgccctctgagcagggaaggcacaaagccttctccatgtgcctcccgcacctggctgtcgtctccctctttgtcagcacctctTTTTTTGCCTActtgaagcccccctccatctcctccccagctgtggatctggtggtggccgttctgtactcggtggtgcctccagcagtgaaccccctcctctacagcatgaggaacaaggagctcaaagatGCACTAAACAGATTGATTCAGctggttctagttcagcagcactaa